Below is a genomic region from Kribbella qitaiheensis.
CCGCGTGTGGTGGCGGGTTGGAGCCAGGCGGGACACAATGCGGGCATGCGCGTGATCGTGGTGGGTGCCGGCGTGATCGGGCTCAGTTGTGCGATACGGCTGGCCGAGTCGGGGTACGAGGTGGCCGTTCTGGCGCGGGATCTCCCGCTGGAAACGACCTCGGCCGTGGCCGCCGCGATCTGGTATCCGTACCTGTCGGCCCCGGTGGATCGCGTCGCCGCCTGGTCGCGGGCGTCGTACGAGGAGTTCGCCAAGCTCGCGGAGAGCGAGCCGTCGGTGCAACTGCGGCACGGGCAGCAGTTCCTGACCGCGACCACCCCGGATCCGGTCTGGTCCGACGTCCTCGGTGATCTGCGCCGGGTCGGGTCACCGCCACGCGGGTTCAAGGACGGCCTCTCGTTCACCCTTCCGATCATCGAGATGCCCAGCTACCTGCCGTACTTGGTGAAGCGCCTCGAAGCGGCCGGCGGAACCGTCACCCGGGCCGCGCTGTCCGCCCTTCCCAGCAACGCCGATGTCGTCATCAACTGCGCCGGACTCGGTGCACGACTGACCGCCGGCGATCCGACCGTCACGCCCGTCCGCGGCCAGGTGCTGACGGTCGAGCAGTTCGGTCTGACCGAATGGCTGATGGCTGATCACGGA
It encodes:
- a CDS encoding FAD-dependent oxidoreductase, which codes for MRVIVVGAGVIGLSCAIRLAESGYEVAVLARDLPLETTSAVAAAIWYPYLSAPVDRVAAWSRASYEEFAKLAESEPSVQLRHGQQFLTATTPDPVWSDVLGDLRRVGSPPRGFKDGLSFTLPIIEMPSYLPYLVKRLEAAGGTVTRAALSALPSNADVVINCAGLGARLTAGDPTVTPVRGQVLTVEQFGLTEWLMADHGPEDLTYVVPRAKDVVVGGTSQPDNWDLAVDPKTATAILDRAAELVPGLRKAKVLRQRVGLRPARPAVRCESVRTASGQRVIHCYGHGGSGVTLSWGCADEVLELVRQS